A segment of the Streptomyces sp. XD-27 genome:
CGCAAGGCGGTGGTGGGCCAGCTCAACGAGGTGGGCGGCATGCTCTCCTTCCGCCACCCCGACCATCTGCAGCGCAGGTTGTGGGGCGTCGCGGCCGATCTCGCGGTGCTCGCGGGCTGGATGTCGCACGACGTCGGTCTGGAGCCGACGGCGCAGAAGTACTTCCTCATCGCGGCGCACGCCGCCCGCGAGGGCGGGGACCGGCCGCGCGCCAGCGAGGCCCTGTCCCGCGGCGCCCGGCAGATGGTGCACCTCGGCAGGCCCGACGACGCGCTCGACCTGATGAAGCTGGCCAAGTCCGGGGCGGGGGAGGAGACCCTGCCGCGCACCCGCGCCATGTTCGCCACCATCGAGGCGTGGGCGCAGGCGGTCAAGGGCAACGGCCAGGCCGTGCGCCGTACCCTGGGCGAGGCGGAGGAGCTGTTCGTCTCCGACAAAGGGGACGTGCCGCCGCCGAGTTGGATGCAGTTGTTCAACGAGGCGGACCTGCACGGCATGGAGGGGCTGGTCTACCGCACGCTGGCGGAGCACGAGCCCGGCGCGTCCGGGGTCGCGCAGCACCACGCCAAGTTGGCGCTGGAGATGCGCGAAGGCGGCCGGGAGCGCTCGACGATCTTCGATCACATCTCGATCGCGTCCTCGTGCTTCCTGGCCGACGACCCGGAGCAGGCCGACCGGTACGCCCGGATGGCGCTGCTGTCGATCGGGGACAACTCCTCGCATCGCACCTGGGACCGGCTGCGGGAGATGTACCGGCTCACCGGCCAGTACGCCACCAGCAGCAGGATCAAGGAGCTGCGCGAGGAGATCCGGCTGGCGGATCCGAAGGGGCAGGGCCAGGGGTACGGCGGGACCGCGACCGTGTGAGGTGTGCGGCCCCGGCGTCCGCCGTTCCGGCTCGTGTGAGCACGGCCGGTCCGAGTCGTGTGCGCGGCGCGGTCAGTTCGAGAAGACGCGTGCGACGAGGACACACGCGTCGTCCTCGCGCTCCTCGTCACCGAACGCCTCGACCACCGTCCGTACGCACTCCTGGGCGCTGCGCGCGGCGGTGAGCCGCGGCGCGAGCTCCAGCAGCCGCTCGGTGCCCGCGTCCGTGTCGGTATCGGGGCTGCGGGGGCTGAGTCCGTCGGTGTGCAGCACCAGCAGGTCGCCCGGCTCCAGCCGCTCGACAGCCTGGGCGTACGTCGCGCCGGAGGTGGCGCCGAGCAGCACGCCGTCCGGTGACGGCAGCGCGCGCCCCGTCCCGTCGCGGAAGAGCAGCGGGGCGGGGTGTCCGGCCTGCGCCCAGACCAGGCTGCGGGTGTCCGGGGCGTACAGCGCGCAGACGGCGCTGCCCAGCGCGGGCTGCGAGGAGCTGTCGAGGAGCTGGTTGAGGTGGCCCATCAGGGCGCCGGGCTCGACCCCGGCCACGGCCATCCCGCGCAGCGCGCCGAGCAGCATCGCCATGCCGGTGGTGGCGGCGACGCCGTGCCCGGTGAGGTCGCCGACGCTCAGCAGCGTCCTGCCGCTGGGCAGTTGCAGCGCGTCGTACCAGTCGCCGCCGATCAGCGCGCTGGTCGCGGAGGGGAGGTAGTGCGCGGCGAGGTCGAGGGCGGCCGTGCCGCCGTGCGGGAGCCGCAGCGAACCGCGCCACGGGGGAGGACGGTTTCCTGGAGCTCGACCGCCAGCCGGTGCTCGGTCCGTGCGAAGTGCCGCTGGCGGCGCAGCGAGTCACGGGTCTCGCGCACCGCGAGCTGGCTGCGGCGCAGTTCGCTGACGTCCCGCAGCACCGCCCACAGGGAGGCGGTGCAGCCGGCGTCGTCGAGCACCGGCTCGCCCACCATGTGCACCGTGCGGACCTCGTCGTCGGTGCGGCGGATGCGGAACTCTCCGTCGATCGGCCTGCCGTCGACGAGGCAGCCGGTGACCAGCGAGGTCAGCACCTGCTGGTCGTCGGGGTGGAGCCAGGAGGGGAGCTCGTCCAGGGTGAGCCCGCCCTCGTCCGGGTGCCGGCCGAAGATCCGGCACAGTTCGTCGGACCAGTCCGCCTCGTCGGTGAGGAAGTTCCACTCGGCGCTGCCGACCCGGCTCGGCGGGGTGTCCGCGGGCCCGTCCCAGGGGCCGGGCCCCCGCTCGGGCTCCGGCTCGCCGTGCTCTGCGTACTCGCCCGGCTCGCCGGGGAGCCCGTCCCGCAGCTGGCCGAGCTGGACGCCGAGGTCGTCCAGGTGGTGCACGGCCAGATCGCACAGGGCGCGCTGCCAGCGCAACCGCGAGTCGTCCGGGCCCGGGAACTCCATGGAGGCGGTGTCGCGCCGCACGGCGTTCACGCCGCCGCGCAGCAGCCGGGTCTGCGAGATCAGCGCGTCGACTGCGCCGCGCTCGGGTGGCTGGGCGGCGGGGTGGTCCGCAGAGCGTGGGGACGGCATGAACGAAACTCCATACGGGCGCGGCGCGGCCAGGACTGGCGGAAGGGCCGGTAAGGACCGGTTACGACTGTTGCACACGCTGCGACATCGCGTAAGGGATTCTGCAATACCCGATACGGTGGTGCTGCTGGCATATGCCACCGGCCTTCCTGAGGCAAGTCGGTATACGACTCGGCGGAGCGAGCCATTCCGGGTAGGCTGCGGCGCTCGGGAACCCGCTGCCCATGCCGTTCATCAGGCATACCACGGCCGGACACCGGCAAGAATGCCGGTCGACGGAAATCCCGTTGCCAGCGAATCACACCGCACCGGATGCTGACCTCATGTTCGATCCAGACATAGCGCCCAGCGGCACCCTGCTCGGCCTCCTGCAGCGAGGCCGCGGCGACGGGACCCTGCATGCCCTCGCCGCGCCGCGGGCCGAGGCGCTCGCGGCACTGCACCACTGCGTGCTGCGCGACCCCCGCCGCGACTGGCAGGTCGAGAACCGCTCGCTGTACTACGCCCGGCTCTGCCTGGACCTGCGCGCCGACCTCGGAGAAATCGAACAGCACCTGTTTCACCCCGACGATCTACTGGACACCGCGGAGGAGCGCACCGGGCTCGCCCTGTCCGTTCTCGGCCATCTCGCCAGCTACGGCCGCGACGACGCCCTGCTGCTCCTGCGCCGCTACGCCGCCACCGGCGCGAACTGGGCCTGGGCCCTGGACGAGCTGGCCCTGCGCGACGACGACACCGCCCTGCGCGCCCTCGGCCCCGCCGTGCTCGCCCGTTTCCCCTGTACCCCGGACGGCGACGCGGAGCTGGCCGCCGCCGCCCGCGGCGCCTACGAGCCCCGCCCCTGGCGGCTGTGGGCCGACGACCCCGTCCACGGCACGCGGGTCCGCGCCGCACAGGAACGCACCGCGTTCGACCGCTGGCAGCGCCAGCTGCGCCCCTCCGGCCCGCGCCCCGGCTGGAGCGTCCACGACGTCCTGCAGTGGGCGCAGGAGGAGCACGACGCCCGCCGCTCCGACGCGGCCGCCCGCTGCCTGACCGCCGTGGCCGGCCCCGAGGACCGCCCCGAACTGCTCGCCGCAGCCGCCTCGGGCCCCGACGCGGCACGCGCCGCCGCGCTGCGCCACCTCGCCGAGACCGGCGACCCCGACGTCCTCGACCTCATCGAGGCCGCGGCCACCGGCCCCGCCCCGGACCTGGTGACCCAGGCGGCCCTGACCGCGTTCGAGCGCATGCGCAGCATCACCGCCCTGGACCGCGCCCGCCTCTGGGCCCAGCGGCCCGACGCGCTCGGCGACGCGGCCGCCGCGATGCTCGCCTGCCGCGGCGGCCAGTACGACTCCGGCCTGGTCCTCGCGGCACTGCGCAGGACCGTCCGCGGCGAGGGCCCCGACGCCCGGACCCTGTGGGCCCTCGTCGAAGGCGCCGGACGGCTGGCCATCGGCTGCGCGGCCCCCGTCCTGCGGCACATCTACCGCGAGACCGCCTCCTCCCACCTGCGCGGCGTCGCGGCCCACGCCCTCGCCGCCACCGACCCCTCCTTCGCCGCGGGCTTCGCCGTCGAGTGCCTGTGGGACTGCGAGGAGAGCACCCGCGAACTGGCCGCCCGCCACGCCGCCACCGCCGACTCCCGCGTCGTGGACCAGCTCCGCAGACTGGCCGCGGACCCGGTGGAGGAGGCGGAGGTCCAGACGGCGGTACGCAGCCGCTTCGCCCCGGACGCGTAGCACCTCCCGGCGAGGGCCCGCGCGAGTGCAGCCCTGTGGGTCGAGTGCGTCGAATCCGTCGGCCGACGTGCGCCACGCCTGGACGTACACCGCCCGGACGCGCGCCGACGGCCGGGAGACGCAGGTCACATGCGTCCGTGTCACAGGGGGTCGGGCTACCCCGTCTCAGGGGGTGTAGCCACTGACGACCACGGAGGAGCACACCATGGACGCCCGACTGAACTTCTTCGCCGACCCGACCGCCGGCAAGGTCCTCAAGTACCTCATGTCGGCGGGCAAGGCGCTCAAGGACTCGCCGCTGCCGGACGCGACGCAGGAGCTGGTTTCGCTTCGCGTGAGTCAGATCAACGGCTGCGCCGTCTGCCTCGACATGCACACCAAAGAAGCCGCCGCTGCCGGTGAGACCTCGGTGCGGCTGAACCTGGTCGCGGCGTGGCGCGAGGCCACGGTCTTCACGGAGGCCGAGCGCGCCGCGCTGGAGCTGGCGGAGGAGGGGACCCGGGTCGCGGACGCGGCCGGTGGGGTCAGCGACGAGGTCTGGGCGAATGCCGCCGAGCACTACGACGAGGAGCAGCTCACCGCCCTGGTGATCCTGATCTCCTTCATGAACATGGCGAACCGGATGAACGTCATCACCCAGCAGCCGGCCGGCGACTACGTGCCCGGGCAGTTCCACTGAGCGGCAGGGCTTCAAGGGGAGGGGATTCGGCGTGAGCAAGGTCGAGGAGTTCGAGGAACTGCGGCCGCTGCTGTTCTCGATCGCCTATCGGATTCTGGGCAGCGTGGGTGAGGCCGAGGACGCGGTGCAGGAGACATGGCTGCGCTTCGACGGCTCGGCGACCCGGCCCACGTCGACCAAGGCGTTTCTGTCGGCCGCGGTGACGCGGATCTCGATCGACGTGCTGCGCTCGGCCCGTGTCCGACGGGAGGAGTACGTCGGGCCGTGGTTTCCCGAGCCGCTGCTCGCCGACCCTTACGAGGACCCGGCGCGGTCGGTGGAGCTGGCCGACTCGGTGTCGATGGCGGCGCTGCTGCTGCTGGAGCGGCTCAGCCCGCTGGAGCGGGCGGTGTTCGTGCTGCGGGAGGTCTTCGGCTTCGGGTTCGACGAGGTCGCCGCGGCGGTGGGGCGGTCGGAGGCGGCGTGCCGGCAGCTGCTGGTGCGGGCGCGGCGGCATATGGAGGCCGGGCGGCCGCGCTTCGAAGCGGCCCGCGAAGAGCGGGAGGAACTGGCGTCGCGGTTCTTCGACGCCCTCCGCGAAGGCGACGTCGCCGGCCTGCGGGAACTGCTCGCCGCCGACGTAGCGATGGTCGGCGACGGTGGTGGCAAGGCCCCGCAGCTGGCCAGGCCCGTCGTCGGCGCCGACAACGTGGCCCGGCTGCTTGCCTCCGTCGTCCCCTGGCTGGCCCGGATCGACGTGACGTTCGCGCCGCACGAGGTCAACGGCCAGCCGGGCGCGATCTTCCGCGACCGGGACGGCAAGGTGCTCCACACCATGGCGCTCGACGTACTCGACGGGCAGATCCAGACGATCCGCTCGGTGATCAACCCCGACAAGCTCGGGCACGTGGGCCCGGTAGCGGACGCCTGGGCGATCCACCGCGAAGTACGACAAGTGCGGCGACCCGCGCAGTAGTCACAACGGTCGACCGCACCTCGAACGCTCTCGGTCGCCCCGGACTGTGCCGTGCCCACCGGCAGCGCGCCGGTGGGATGGCCGTCACGCATCGCGGGACGGCCAGGGCGGGCGTCTCAAGGCTCATCCGCCGCACCAGGCATGCCCGGGGCAGGGCGTCGCTCAGCGGCTGTCGGCGCCGAAGGTCTCGCTTTCGCGCAGTACCGCCAGCGCGAAGGCGAGACGCTTGTCCAGCCAGCCGTCCCGCTTGACGAAGTACCAGCGCTTGCCCTCGGTGCTCCGCGGGAAGGTCAGCACCGCCTCCCCGTACTCCCCGTCCGCCCCCTCCTCCTCCGCGTCCTCCGCGCCCACCGCCCAGACCACCGGCTTGGCGCTCGCCCCAGAGCCCGTCCCTTCGTCGGACCCGAAGGACAGCAGGGAGTCGACGACCCCGTCGAGGACATGGCCCACCCCGCGCCCCAGGGATGCTCCCGAGCCGCCCCTCGCCCAGTTGCGGGGGGCCACGATGGCCGGGTGCCCAGGCTGTTCCATCCACAGGCCCTGCTGGGTGAGCCGCTTGGTGACCGGGGTGCGGCGGACCGAGCCGAGCTCCCGGCCGGTGGCGTCCGTCACCCGGTAGCGATCGGAGCCGTCCGGGAGCACCGTGCACAGCAACTGCCGGCTGCCCTCGTCCTCGAAGAGCCGGAAACCCCCCTTCGAGAGCGGTACGTCCGCCTCCACGGGGACGATGTAGACGCCGGGCACCATGTACTCGTCGACGCCGCGTGTCCTCATGAACCGGACCGCGTGCGCGCCCTCGCCCCGCTTCGACTTGCGGACCGTGTGCCGCATCATCCTGCCCACCGTGAACTGGGTGATCTCGTCCCAGTGCACCGCCTCAAAGGGCTCGACCCGCCTGTTCCTTCCGAATGCCATCGGCTTCCCCTCCCGGTCCCCTCGGATTCCTCTCCGGCGGCACGACAATACGAAATGGGCCCGAAGCCCCTGCCGGGCAGGCAGGTTGCGAGGCCGCCACCGGGGCGCGGCGCCCGACGGCTCCTCGCCGGGAGGCGACCCGGCGTAGGCCAACGCTCATGGGACGTTCCCCGCGCGGAAAGATGCGCGCCGCCGGGGCTACCCCTGGTGCGCCGACAACAGCGGTATGCGTGTCGCCATCGTGACCGAATCCTTTCCGCCCGACGTCAACGGCGTCGCCCACTGCGCCCTGCAGACCGCCCGGCACCTGCGACGACGCGGCCACCACCCGCTCGTCATCGCCCCCGCCGGGCCGCCCGACGCCACCGCGATCCCCGCCCCCGCGGTCCCCGACACCGAGGACCCCGGCCTCGAGCACCCCGACCTCGAACGCCCCTGCCCCGTCGTCCGCATCCCGTCCCTTCCACTGCCCGGATACCCCCAGGTCCGCGTCGCCCTCCCCAGCCGCCGCCTCGCCTCCGCCCTCACCGAGCACCGCACCGAACTCGTCCACCTCGCGAGCCCCTTCGTCCTCGGCGCCCGCGGCATGACCGCCGCACTGCGCCTGCGCATCCCCGCGGTCGCCGTCTACCAGACCGACCTCGGCGGCTACGCGCGCACCTATCTCGGCGCCGGGGAGAGCGCCGCCTGGCGGCGCATACGGGCCGTGCACACCGCCGCCGACCGCACCCTGGCCCCCTCCACGGCCGCCGCCCGCGATCTCGACGAACACGGCGTGCCGCGCGTACGGCTGTGGCCGCGCGGCGTCGACACCGAACGCTTCCAGCCGCGGCACAGGGACATCGCACTGCGCCGCACCCTCGCCCCGCCGGCGAACTCCTCGTCGGCTACGTCGGCCGACTCGCCCCGGAGAAGAGCGTGCACCTCCTCGCTCCTCTCTGCGTGCTCCCCGGAGTCCGCGTGGTGGTCGTCGGAGACGGCCCCAGCGAACCCGCGCTGCGCGCTCTCCTGCCCGGCGCGCACTTCCTCGGCCGCCGCACCGGCACCGAACTCGCCCGGATCTTCGCCTCACTGGACGTCTTCGCGCACACGGGCGCACAGGAGACGTTCTGCCAGACCGTGCAGGAGGCGCAGGCATCCGGCGTCCCGGTGATCGCCCCCGCCGCGGGCGGTCCCCTGGACCTGGTCGAGCACGGCCGTACAGGACTCCTGGTACCTCCCGGCGACGCGGAAGCCCTGCGCGAC
Coding sequences within it:
- a CDS encoding carboxymuconolactone decarboxylase family protein, yielding MDARLNFFADPTAGKVLKYLMSAGKALKDSPLPDATQELVSLRVSQINGCAVCLDMHTKEAAAAGETSVRLNLVAAWREATVFTEAERAALELAEEGTRVADAAGGVSDEVWANAAEHYDEEQLTALVILISFMNMANRMNVITQQPAGDYVPGQFH
- a CDS encoding HEAT repeat domain-containing protein, coding for MFDPDIAPSGTLLGLLQRGRGDGTLHALAAPRAEALAALHHCVLRDPRRDWQVENRSLYYARLCLDLRADLGEIEQHLFHPDDLLDTAEERTGLALSVLGHLASYGRDDALLLLRRYAATGANWAWALDELALRDDDTALRALGPAVLARFPCTPDGDAELAAAARGAYEPRPWRLWADDPVHGTRVRAAQERTAFDRWQRQLRPSGPRPGWSVHDVLQWAQEEHDARRSDAAARCLTAVAGPEDRPELLAAAASGPDAARAAALRHLAETGDPDVLDLIEAAATGPAPDLVTQAALTAFERMRSITALDRARLWAQRPDALGDAAAAMLACRGGQYDSGLVLAALRRTVRGEGPDARTLWALVEGAGRLAIGCAAPVLRHIYRETASSHLRGVAAHALAATDPSFAAGFAVECLWDCEESTRELAARHAATADSRVVDQLRRLAADPVEEAEVQTAVRSRFAPDA
- a CDS encoding RNA polymerase sigma-70 factor, producing MSKVEEFEELRPLLFSIAYRILGSVGEAEDAVQETWLRFDGSATRPTSTKAFLSAAVTRISIDVLRSARVRREEYVGPWFPEPLLADPYEDPARSVELADSVSMAALLLLERLSPLERAVFVLREVFGFGFDEVAAAVGRSEAACRQLLVRARRHMEAGRPRFEAAREEREELASRFFDALREGDVAGLRELLAADVAMVGDGGGKAPQLARPVVGADNVARLLASVVPWLARIDVTFAPHEVNGQPGAIFRDRDGKVLHTMALDVLDGQIQTIRSVINPDKLGHVGPVADAWAIHREVRQVRRPAQ